One window from the genome of Asterias amurensis chromosome 12, ASM3211899v1 encodes:
- the LOC139945144 gene encoding histone H2B, gonadal, with the protein MPPKPSGKGQKKAGKAKGAPRTDKKRRRKRKESYGIYIYKVMKQVHPDTGISSRAMSIMNSFVNDIFERIAAEASRLAHYNKKSTITSREVQTAVRLLLPGELAKHAVSEGTKAVTKYTTSK; encoded by the coding sequence ATGCCTCCTAAGCCAAGTGGAAAGGGACAGAAGAAGGCCGGTAAGGCCAAGGGTGCTCCCCGTACCGACAAGAAGAGACGCAGAAAGAGAAAGGAGAGCTATGGAATCTACATCTACAAGGTGATGAAGCAAGTGCACCCAGACACCGGCATCTCCAGCCGTGCCATGAGCATCATGAACAGCTTCGTCAACGACATCTTCGAGCGTATTGCCGCCGAGGCTTCCCGCCTGGCCCACTACAACAAGAAGTCCACCATCACCAGCCGTGAAGTCCAGACCGCAGTCCGACTCCTTCTGCCCGGTGAGCTGGCCAAGCACGCTGTCAGCGAGGGAACCAAGGCTGTCACCAAGTACACCACCTCCAAATAG